A genomic region of Ignavibacteria bacterium contains the following coding sequences:
- a CDS encoding DUF92 domain-containing protein, giving the protein MNEFQSLLILAAITISLLILFEFLARKNVITKNLSRKLLHITTGFIVVYLPFVVQNFWLVVFVGTAFSISNFILIKKHLIKQINDTGTVNWGIFYYPLSFLICTLLFWNVNKFIISLSFLIFSIGDAFAALVGNYSSIKYLTRITKEPKTFNGVIAFVLSSFFLLWIVKVFLWEKLNFIDYNWLEFSFLALIFSLLGGITEAVSTKGTDNLSLPIILSSATMMFFVKGIDLSSFVLAFVLAFLISIFSYKMKFLDLGGSAVTFLLAVFIFGIGGWKWTIPILTFFIFSSLLSKIAERISKKDVSSIFEKGSQRDYKQVLANGGVPLLIIVLGNLVPLKIDWYSIYLLSIAIATANTWSTEFGTLFAKNVYLITNFRKVTPGISGGISFIGTLGGVLGSILIILSAGFFIPLNLKIFLSIVFFALLGNLFDSLMGATIQVIYKCSICGKLTEKKFHCSKETDYHKGIKFIDNDMVNLGSVFFISLVYFLFLIV; this is encoded by the coding sequence ATGAATGAATTTCAATCACTTCTAATCTTAGCTGCAATCACTATCTCGTTGCTCATCTTGTTTGAATTTCTTGCGAGAAAAAATGTTATAACTAAAAACCTTTCCCGAAAATTATTGCATATTACAACAGGCTTTATTGTTGTTTATCTTCCTTTTGTTGTACAAAATTTCTGGCTCGTTGTTTTTGTCGGGACAGCATTTAGTATCTCGAATTTTATTTTAATTAAAAAGCATTTAATCAAACAAATAAACGATACAGGAACTGTAAATTGGGGGATTTTTTATTATCCACTTTCTTTTTTGATATGCACTTTGCTTTTCTGGAATGTAAATAAATTCATAATCAGTTTGAGCTTTTTGATTTTTTCAATTGGAGATGCATTTGCTGCACTTGTTGGAAATTATTCGTCAATTAAATATCTGACACGCATTACCAAAGAGCCAAAGACTTTTAATGGTGTGATTGCGTTTGTACTAAGTTCTTTTTTCCTTCTATGGATTGTAAAAGTTTTTCTGTGGGAAAAATTGAATTTTATAGATTATAATTGGTTAGAGTTTTCTTTCCTTGCTTTAATATTTTCCTTGCTCGGGGGAATTACTGAAGCGGTTAGTACTAAAGGTACAGATAATCTTAGCTTACCTATTATACTTTCGTCAGCAACAATGATGTTTTTTGTAAAAGGGATTGATTTAAGCTCATTTGTTCTCGCATTTGTTCTTGCATTTTTGATTTCAATCTTTTCATATAAAATGAAATTTCTTGATCTGGGTGGTTCAGCTGTAACTTTTCTTTTGGCGGTTTTCATATTTGGAATTGGAGGATGGAAATGGACAATTCCGATTCTTACATTCTTCATTTTCTCATCGCTTCTCTCAAAAATTGCTGAAAGAATAAGCAAAAAAGATGTGAGTTCAATTTTTGAAAAAGGGAGTCAAAGGGATTATAAACAAGTCCTTGCAAATGGCGGGGTACCTTTGCTTATTATTGTTTTAGGTAATTTGGTACCATTGAAAATTGATTGGTATTCGATCTACTTGCTTTCGATTGCAATTGCTACTGCTAATACCTGGTCGACTGAATTTGGAACTCTCTTCGCAAAGAATGTCTATTTGATTACAAATTTCAGAAAGGTTACACCAGGAATTTCTGGAGGGATTTCATTTATCGGTACTTTGGGCGGTGTTTTAGGCTCTATTTTGATCATCTTAAGCGCAGGATTTTTTATTCCATTAAATCTTAAAATTTTTCTTTCAATTGTTTTCTTCGCATTGCTTGGTAATTTGTTTGATAGTCTAATGGGTGCAACGATTCAGGTAATTTACAAATGTTCGATTTGCGGAAAATTAACAGAGAAGAAGTTTCATTGTTCTAAAGAAACTGATTATCACAAAGGCATAAAGTTCATTGATAATGATATGGTTAATTTAGGTTCGGTTTTTTTCATAAGTTTAGTTTATTTCCTATTTTTGATTGTATGA